Proteins from a single region of Geovibrio ferrireducens:
- a CDS encoding type II toxin-antitoxin system RelE family toxin — MSSTYNVSLSEKAVEDIGRLDGSIKKLVAKQLQALRSNPFKGESLGSKAGIDLNGCYKLYVHKKQVRIVYQVIDDELLVFVVGIGKRENLEVYKEIFKRLQSGQS, encoded by the coding sequence ATGAGTAGCACGTACAATGTTTCTCTTTCTGAAAAAGCTGTTGAGGATATAGGGAGGCTTGACGGCAGCATAAAGAAACTGGTGGCTAAACAGCTTCAGGCTCTTCGGAGCAATCCTTTCAAAGGCGAATCACTGGGAAGCAAGGCAGGAATTGATCTGAACGGCTGTTATAAGCTCTATGTCCATAAAAAGCAGGTCAGAATCGTCTATCAGGTAATAGATGATGAGCTTCTGGTGTTTGTTGTCGGCATCGGGAAGAGAGAAAATTTAGAAGTATATAAAGAAATATTTAAAAGACTGCAAAGCGGACAGAGTTAG